In one window of Eggerthella guodeyinii DNA:
- a CDS encoding magnesium transporter — MLYLSQMMGKPVVDTQGEKIGTISDLAISTGEVFPRITSLAFQGPGKVPFMISWRKYVDTFDEDGITLNAEAHDIRFSYLQPDEVLLARDLMNRQIVDTQGMKVVRVNDLKLSVSGSQLRLLGAEVGTRGILRGLAPWLERAVVAVAKLFGKKIDEQIIAWNYMDLLDRDLSEVQLSVTHKRLDELHPADVADILEQLDPQQRANVFQHLDDAQATEAISEMDDEYQADFIEDLDDARAAGLLGDMDPDDAADIVRDLSYEKAETLLRLMGVEDATEIRRLLGYKDGTAGGMMTTQFVSVKADNTVGETIEVLRELDEDHPTVHYVYVLNDYDEFVGVLSLRTLVLTDDAKPVREVMFDDVISATPDETEEDVAADIFKYELPAMPVVDEHGVLLGIVTVDDAWDAIEEDVSGDKTKVTLLKVVGGLVASILFLALYTLVLLQIIGYAGR, encoded by the coding sequence ATGCTCTACCTCTCTCAAATGATGGGGAAACCCGTCGTCGACACACAGGGCGAGAAGATCGGCACCATTTCCGATCTCGCCATCTCCACCGGCGAAGTGTTTCCGCGCATCACCAGCCTCGCTTTCCAGGGGCCCGGCAAGGTTCCGTTCATGATCTCGTGGCGCAAGTACGTCGACACGTTCGACGAGGACGGGATCACCCTCAACGCCGAAGCTCACGACATCCGCTTCAGCTATCTGCAACCTGACGAAGTTCTGTTGGCACGCGACCTCATGAACCGTCAGATCGTGGATACGCAGGGCATGAAAGTCGTGCGCGTCAACGATCTCAAGCTGTCCGTTTCCGGCTCGCAGCTGCGCCTGCTGGGCGCCGAGGTGGGCACGCGCGGCATCCTGCGCGGCCTGGCCCCTTGGCTCGAGCGCGCCGTGGTGGCCGTGGCGAAGCTGTTCGGCAAGAAGATCGACGAGCAGATCATCGCCTGGAACTACATGGACCTGCTCGACCGCGACCTGTCCGAGGTGCAGCTGTCCGTCACGCACAAGCGCCTCGACGAGCTGCACCCCGCCGACGTGGCCGACATCCTCGAGCAGCTGGACCCGCAGCAGCGCGCCAACGTGTTCCAGCACCTCGACGACGCGCAGGCCACCGAGGCCATCTCGGAGATGGACGACGAGTACCAGGCCGACTTCATCGAAGACCTCGACGACGCCCGCGCCGCCGGCCTGCTGGGCGACATGGACCCGGACGACGCGGCCGACATCGTGCGCGACCTGTCGTACGAGAAGGCCGAGACGCTGCTGCGCCTCATGGGCGTGGAGGACGCCACCGAAATCCGCCGCCTGCTGGGCTACAAGGACGGCACGGCCGGCGGCATGATGACCACGCAGTTCGTATCCGTGAAAGCCGACAACACCGTGGGCGAAACCATCGAGGTGCTGCGCGAGCTGGACGAAGACCACCCCACCGTGCACTACGTGTACGTGCTGAACGACTACGACGAGTTCGTGGGCGTGCTGTCGCTGCGCACCCTCGTGCTGACCGACGACGCCAAGCCCGTGCGCGAGGTCATGTTCGACGACGTGATCTCCGCTACGCCGGACGAGACGGAAGAGGACGTGGCCGCCGACATCTTCAAGTACGAGCTGCCCGCCATGCCCGTGGTGGACGAGCACGGGGTGCTGCTGGGCATCGTCACCGTCGACGACGCGTGGGACGCCATCGAGGAGGACGTGAGCGGCGACAAGACGAAGGTCACCCTGCTCAAGGTGGTGGGTGGCCTCGTGGCGTCCATCCTGTTCCTCGCGCTGTACACGCTCGTTCTGCTGCAGATCATCGGCTACGCCGGGAGGTAG
- a CDS encoding protease inhibitor I42 family protein, translating to MQRNYKLLIVAGCLAVVLALVVSCADMQQPQEFSGGDSPMGTLDFSEGSLLYLGDAMLVLLSEDSMTGDRWDSSILGWCVALEGDEHADASENAEDPALQLAGDKGSHAYSFKANGTGVAMIALTCSRGEGASEPDARIVIIATVEDGVFTKAISKEL from the coding sequence ATGCAACGGAATTACAAGCTCCTAATCGTGGCGGGTTGCCTTGCGGTCGTGCTGGCGCTGGTTGTCAGCTGCGCGGACATGCAGCAGCCCCAAGAGTTCTCTGGCGGCGACAGTCCTATGGGTACGCTCGACTTCTCCGAGGGATCGCTGCTGTACCTCGGCGACGCGATGCTGGTTCTGCTGTCCGAGGACTCGATGACGGGCGACCGGTGGGACAGCTCGATCCTGGGATGGTGCGTGGCTTTAGAGGGCGACGAACATGCGGACGCATCCGAGAACGCCGAAGACCCCGCCCTGCAGCTGGCCGGCGACAAAGGCTCCCACGCGTACTCCTTCAAGGCGAACGGAACGGGCGTGGCGATGATCGCGCTCACGTGCTCGCGCGGCGAAGGGGCCTCCGAACCCGATGCGCGTATCGTCATCATCGCGACGGTCGAAGACGGCGTTTTCACGAAAGCGATCTCGAAGGAGCTCTGA
- a CDS encoding protease inhibitor I42 family protein — protein MTKTAKWSMIGVFAALAVALFAVAGCSSDNAANTDNYDNNSDIASPSVENGGDGSGIGEGTVLKVPNGWVAYSQSDMLVLLDSDANVEYQWTADVHGDTVLKDTDADIPSSTYNDQNADDVVGSAGMHTFGFLADAQNNGESTITMKLANTTNADDVKATVVVKATVENGSFTSVSVQE, from the coding sequence ATGACGAAGACTGCAAAGTGGTCGATGATCGGCGTGTTCGCCGCCCTGGCGGTGGCGTTGTTCGCCGTTGCCGGTTGCTCGAGCGACAATGCCGCCAACACCGATAACTACGACAACAACTCCGACATCGCCAGCCCCAGCGTCGAGAACGGCGGCGACGGCAGCGGCATCGGCGAGGGAACCGTGCTCAAGGTTCCGAACGGCTGGGTGGCTTACTCCCAGAGCGATATGCTCGTGCTGCTCGACTCCGACGCGAACGTCGAGTACCAGTGGACGGCCGACGTGCACGGCGACACCGTGTTGAAGGACACCGACGCCGACATCCCGTCTTCCACCTACAATGACCAGAACGCGGACGACGTGGTGGGCTCGGCCGGCATGCACACGTTCGGCTTCCTGGCCGACGCTCAGAACAACGGCGAATCCACCATCACGATGAAGCTGGCCAACACGACGAACGCCGATGACGTGAAAGCGACCGTCGTGGTGAAGGCAACGGTGGAGAATGGCTCTTTCACCAGCGTGAGCGTCCAGGAATAG
- a CDS encoding protease inhibitor I42 family protein, with translation MRKHLKLALVGACMAAFVALAVGCTTAQGSSVEITQGSALFSQGSLEVKLDANPTTGYEWTYQIEGTGVQPDGDEFVPASDGDQAQTGEGGVHTFNFKADGTGEATITFSYARSWEASDDDKTVMLHVAADNGTFAQVEEQA, from the coding sequence ATGAGGAAGCATCTGAAACTCGCGCTGGTCGGGGCATGCATGGCGGCTTTCGTCGCGCTTGCCGTGGGGTGCACCACTGCACAGGGATCGTCGGTTGAGATCACCCAGGGCTCGGCGCTGTTCAGCCAGGGCAGCCTGGAGGTCAAGCTGGACGCGAACCCCACGACGGGGTACGAGTGGACCTATCAGATCGAGGGAACGGGCGTGCAGCCCGATGGCGACGAGTTCGTCCCTGCAAGCGACGGCGACCAGGCGCAGACGGGCGAAGGCGGCGTGCACACGTTCAACTTCAAGGCCGACGGGACGGGCGAGGCTACCATCACGTTCTCCTACGCGCGCTCGTGGGAGGCATCGGACGACGACAAAACCGTGATGCTTCACGTGGCGGCTGACAACGGCACGTTCGCCCAGGTCGAAGAGCAGGCGTAG
- a CDS encoding ABC transporter permease subunit, whose protein sequence is MNRTLFAKELRANLFVSGIIAAVLAMYIGMIVSMFDPKLGESLDLMMQSMPEIFAAFGMATQATTLIDFMLNYLYGFLLTVFILVLILIMANKLMVRYLDRGAMAYLLATPNSRTRIACTMIGVMVAILAGLMVVVTALEAGFAEALFPGELDMQALLQVNAGLFALWLAIAGLCFLSACLFSNATAALWAGGGLSILFFLMQMASKVGDKFEFLDNVNPLTLFDYYGLAAGDASAVGGAIALAAAAVALFAAAVVVFDRRNLSI, encoded by the coding sequence ATGAATAGGACGCTGTTCGCCAAGGAGCTGCGCGCCAACCTGTTCGTCAGCGGCATCATCGCCGCGGTGCTGGCCATGTACATCGGCATGATCGTCAGCATGTTCGACCCCAAGCTGGGCGAGAGCCTCGATCTCATGATGCAGAGCATGCCCGAGATATTCGCCGCGTTCGGCATGGCGACGCAGGCCACCACCCTCATCGACTTCATGCTGAACTACCTGTACGGCTTCCTGCTGACCGTCTTCATCCTCGTGCTCATCCTGATCATGGCGAACAAGCTGATGGTGCGCTACCTCGACCGCGGAGCGATGGCGTACCTGCTGGCCACGCCGAACAGCCGCACGCGCATCGCATGCACGATGATCGGCGTGATGGTGGCCATCCTCGCCGGGCTCATGGTGGTGGTCACGGCGCTTGAAGCGGGATTCGCCGAGGCGCTGTTCCCCGGCGAGCTGGACATGCAGGCGTTGTTGCAGGTGAACGCGGGGCTGTTCGCGCTGTGGCTGGCCATCGCGGGCCTGTGTTTCCTGTCGGCTTGCCTGTTCTCGAACGCCACCGCGGCGCTGTGGGCGGGCGGCGGCCTCAGCATCCTGTTCTTCCTCATGCAGATGGCGTCGAAGGTGGGCGACAAGTTCGAGTTCCTGGACAACGTCAACCCGCTGACGCTGTTCGACTACTACGGCCTGGCCGCAGGCGACGCGTCGGCGGTGGGCGGCGCGATTGCGCTGGCCGCAGCCGCGGTGGCGCTGTTTGCCGCGGCGGTGGTGGTGTTCGACCGCCGCAACCTCAGCATCTAA
- a CDS encoding ABC transporter ATP-binding protein, with amino-acid sequence MSDPVIELKGLKKDYGSGRGVFDVSFAVERGEVFGFLGPNGAGKTVTMRNLMGFIRPDAGTASIDGLDCFGQRARIQERLGYLPGEIACMDEMTGAAFLEFMAHMKKLRDRTRMEQLIEYFELDPARRIRKMSKGTKQKVGLVCAFMTSPDILLLDEPTSGLDPLMQSRFIDLVLEEKRRGATILLSSHLFEEVERTCDRVAFIRAGKLAAVERMDDVRKSRKRVFVVTFADEAARNRYAAAHADAGADVQKQGATSVEAAVAGNLDAFVKDLAAYEITDLTAREQTLEELFMHLYGTMEKGGSHE; translated from the coding sequence ATGAGCGATCCCGTGATCGAACTCAAGGGGCTCAAGAAAGACTACGGCAGCGGGCGCGGCGTGTTCGACGTGTCGTTCGCCGTGGAGCGGGGCGAGGTGTTCGGCTTTTTGGGGCCGAACGGCGCCGGCAAGACGGTGACCATGCGCAACCTCATGGGCTTCATCCGCCCCGACGCGGGCACCGCGAGCATCGACGGCCTGGACTGCTTCGGCCAGCGCGCCCGCATCCAGGAGCGCCTGGGCTACCTGCCGGGCGAAATCGCCTGCATGGACGAGATGACCGGCGCGGCGTTCCTGGAGTTCATGGCGCACATGAAGAAGCTGCGCGACCGCACGCGCATGGAGCAGCTGATCGAGTACTTCGAGCTGGATCCCGCGCGGCGCATTCGCAAGATGTCGAAGGGAACGAAGCAGAAAGTGGGGCTGGTCTGCGCGTTCATGACGTCGCCCGACATCCTCCTGCTCGACGAGCCCACGAGCGGCCTCGACCCCCTCATGCAGAGCCGCTTCATCGACCTCGTGCTGGAGGAGAAGCGCCGCGGCGCCACCATCCTGCTGTCATCGCACCTGTTCGAGGAAGTGGAGCGCACGTGCGATCGCGTGGCGTTCATCCGCGCGGGCAAGCTGGCGGCCGTCGAGCGCATGGACGACGTGCGGAAATCGCGCAAGCGCGTGTTCGTCGTCACGTTCGCCGACGAGGCCGCGCGCAACCGCTACGCGGCGGCCCACGCCGACGCCGGCGCCGACGTGCAGAAGCAGGGCGCGACCAGCGTCGAAGCGGCCGTGGCCGGCAACCTCGACGCGTTCGTGAAGGATCTGGCCGCCTACGAGATCACCGACCTCACCGCGCGCGAGCAAACGCTCGAGGAGCTGTTCATGCACCTGTACGGCACGATGGAGAAGGGAGGCTCCCATGAATAG
- a CDS encoding TetR/AcrR family transcriptional regulator yields MDDRHSTFDKFENLPEERREAIVSAAVETFGKNDYKSASTETIARRAGISKGLLFFYFKNKKELYLYLMEHLMDRVSQLVVDDAFYEVDDFFELMIYAAKSKRKVFERFPYLMEFSVRAFYPEHKDVKDTMDGWTQRQIDLMFTTYFKNVRFDRFRDDVDPRYVLDLLIWMADGYMHQQRALHRRIDMDALMNEMYRWCDVLRPYAYKEEYQ; encoded by the coding sequence ATGGACGACCGGCATTCCACATTCGACAAATTCGAGAACCTCCCCGAGGAGCGGCGCGAGGCCATTGTCAGCGCCGCCGTGGAAACGTTCGGCAAGAACGACTACAAGAGCGCCTCGACCGAAACCATCGCACGGCGGGCAGGCATCTCGAAGGGCCTTCTGTTCTTCTACTTCAAGAACAAGAAGGAGCTCTACCTGTATCTCATGGAGCACCTGATGGACCGCGTGTCGCAGCTCGTGGTGGACGATGCGTTCTACGAGGTCGACGATTTCTTCGAGCTGATGATCTACGCGGCGAAAAGCAAGCGCAAGGTGTTCGAGCGCTTCCCCTACCTGATGGAATTCTCCGTCCGAGCCTTCTACCCAGAGCACAAAGACGTCAAGGACACGATGGATGGCTGGACGCAGCGCCAAATCGACCTGATGTTCACCACGTATTTCAAGAACGTGCGGTTCGACCGGTTTCGCGACGACGTCGATCCGCGGTACGTGCTCGACCTGCTGATTTGGATGGCCGACGGCTACATGCACCAACAACGGGCGCTTCACCGACGCATCGACATGGATGCGCTGATGAACGAGATGTACCGCTGGTGCGACGTGCTGAGGCCCTACGCGTACAAGGAGGAATACCAATGA
- a CDS encoding ABC transporter ATP-binding protein, whose amino-acid sequence MDGMEQTGTPAVAFEHVTKRFGDAVAVNDVNLSIDEGAFVTIIGSSGCGKTTLLKMVNALVMPDEGDVLVHGQATSSVDPIELRRNIGYAIQGSVLFPHLTVEQNIAYVPTLLNSGDKGRTEAAVTKWMDIIGLPRDIMDRYPAELSGGQAQRVGIARALAASPDILLADEPFSAVDAITRSSLQDEIKRIHQQTGITVLFVTHDIDEALDLGDKVLVMEAGRAVQFAPPCEILRAPATEFVDRLVTRKRTVYAR is encoded by the coding sequence ATGGACGGCATGGAGCAAACCGGCACGCCCGCCGTCGCGTTCGAGCACGTGACCAAGCGCTTCGGCGATGCCGTGGCCGTGAACGACGTGAACCTCAGCATCGACGAGGGGGCGTTCGTCACCATCATCGGCAGCTCGGGCTGCGGCAAGACCACGCTGCTGAAAATGGTGAACGCGCTGGTGATGCCCGACGAGGGCGACGTCCTCGTGCACGGGCAGGCCACGTCGAGCGTCGACCCCATCGAGCTGCGCCGCAACATCGGCTACGCTATCCAGGGCAGCGTGCTGTTCCCCCACCTCACCGTGGAGCAGAACATCGCGTACGTGCCCACGCTGCTGAACAGCGGCGACAAGGGCCGCACCGAGGCGGCCGTGACGAAGTGGATGGACATCATCGGGCTGCCGCGCGACATCATGGACCGCTACCCCGCCGAGCTGTCGGGCGGCCAGGCGCAGCGCGTCGGCATCGCCCGCGCGCTGGCGGCCAGCCCCGACATCCTGCTGGCCGACGAGCCGTTCAGCGCCGTGGACGCCATCACCCGCAGCAGCCTGCAGGACGAGATCAAGCGCATCCACCAGCAAACGGGCATCACCGTGCTGTTCGTGACGCACGACATCGACGAAGCGCTCGACCTGGGCGACAAGGTGCTGGTGATGGAGGCCGGCCGCGCCGTGCAGTTCGCGCCGCCCTGCGAGATCCTGCGCGCCCCCGCCACCGAGTTCGTCGACCGCCTGGTAACGAGAAAGCGCACCGTGTACGCGCGATAG
- a CDS encoding glycine betaine ABC transporter substrate-binding protein — translation MIETMFALLVEKRAWFFDLLLQHIGISLISIALAALIGLSLGIAIAAWRRGAKPVLALVNFVYTIPSIALFGFLIPVTGIGDLTAIVALTVYALLPMVRNTYTGLTTIDPAIIEAARGMGSTDRQLLYRIELPLAAPIIMSGIRNMATMTIALAGIASFIGAGGLGVAIYRGITTGNVAMTLAGSVLIALLAIVVDLLLGLAEKSTRRHLEPSSARRRKRSEARRGASPGARRRTGAVVAAGAAVVLIAGGAFAFANRGGGDDVVNIATKPMTEQYILGEMLNTLIEYDTDLTVELTQGVGGGTSNIEPGMEKGDFDLYPEYTGTGWNAVLKHDDTYDESMFDTMQQEYESQLGLTWVGMYGFNNTFGLAVSKDVAERYNLRTYSDLAKAAGELTLGAEPDFYDRQDGYPGLQEAYGMNFGSTRDMDISLKYQALFENKVDAIVVSTTDGKVADDRLVVLEDDQHFYPSYLCGNVVRQDTLEKHPELRDELLKLQGAITDTDMARMNNAVETQGQEPKAVADAFLAEKGLM, via the coding sequence TTGATCGAGACTATGTTCGCCTTGCTCGTCGAAAAGCGCGCTTGGTTTTTCGACTTACTTCTCCAGCATATCGGCATCTCACTCATATCCATTGCGCTGGCTGCCCTCATCGGGCTTTCGCTGGGCATCGCCATCGCCGCGTGGCGACGAGGGGCGAAACCGGTGCTCGCGCTGGTGAACTTCGTGTACACCATCCCGTCCATCGCGCTGTTCGGCTTCCTCATCCCCGTCACGGGCATCGGCGACCTCACGGCCATCGTGGCGCTCACCGTGTACGCGCTGCTGCCGATGGTGCGCAACACCTACACCGGCCTCACCACCATCGATCCCGCCATCATCGAGGCGGCGCGCGGCATGGGCTCCACCGACCGCCAGCTGCTCTACCGCATCGAGCTGCCGCTGGCCGCGCCCATCATCATGAGCGGCATCCGCAACATGGCCACCATGACCATCGCGCTGGCCGGCATCGCCAGCTTCATCGGCGCGGGCGGCCTGGGCGTGGCCATCTACCGCGGCATCACCACAGGAAACGTGGCCATGACGTTGGCAGGCAGCGTGCTGATCGCCTTGCTGGCCATCGTGGTGGACCTGCTGCTGGGGCTGGCCGAGAAGTCGACGCGCCGCCACCTCGAACCGTCGAGCGCGCGGCGCCGGAAGCGGTCGGAAGCGCGGCGCGGCGCATCCCCGGGCGCGCGACGACGCACGGGCGCCGTCGTGGCCGCGGGCGCGGCCGTCGTGCTGATCGCGGGCGGCGCCTTCGCGTTCGCGAACCGCGGCGGAGGCGACGACGTGGTGAACATCGCGACGAAGCCCATGACCGAACAGTACATCCTCGGCGAGATGCTGAACACGCTGATCGAGTACGATACCGACCTCACCGTCGAGCTGACGCAGGGCGTGGGCGGCGGCACGTCGAACATCGAGCCCGGCATGGAGAAGGGTGATTTCGACCTCTACCCCGAGTACACGGGAACCGGATGGAACGCCGTGCTCAAGCACGACGACACCTACGACGAGTCGATGTTCGACACGATGCAGCAGGAGTACGAGTCGCAGCTGGGCCTCACCTGGGTGGGCATGTACGGCTTCAACAACACGTTCGGCCTGGCCGTGAGCAAGGACGTGGCCGAGCGCTACAACCTGCGCACGTACTCCGACCTGGCGAAGGCGGCCGGCGAGCTTACCCTCGGCGCCGAGCCCGACTTCTACGACCGCCAGGACGGCTACCCCGGCTTGCAGGAAGCGTACGGCATGAACTTCGGCAGCACGCGCGACATGGACATCAGCTTGAAGTACCAAGCGCTGTTCGAGAACAAGGTGGACGCCATCGTCGTGTCCACCACCGACGGCAAGGTGGCGGACGATCGCCTCGTGGTGCTCGAGGACGACCAGCACTTCTACCCCTCGTACCTGTGCGGGAACGTGGTGCGCCAGGACACGCTGGAGAAGCACCCCGAGCTGCGCGACGAGCTGCTGAAGCTGCAAGGCGCCATCACCGACACCGACATGGCGCGCATGAACAACGCCGTGGAAACGCAGGGGCAGGAACCGAAAGCGGTGGCCGACGCGTTCCTGGCCGAGAAGGGGCTGATGTAG
- a CDS encoding citrate/2-methylcitrate synthase — MASEKQIALYENFKAINSIDPASYEQFDVKRGLRNADGTGVIAGLTNIANVHGYVVSDGEKVADEGMLRYRGYDVYDLLGADAADRRFNFEEVAYLLLMGELPTQEQLDRFIAALDAERELPDGFTASMIMRDTPPDIMNMLQRTILLLYAYDDQAEDRSAQHEIHTAISLISRLPRIMVLTYYAKQARFNNGSMIMHRFIPGQSTAETILSMLRPDRQFTADEARMLDIMLCLHAEHGGGNNSTFTTRVLTSSDTDPYSTYAGAIGSLKGWKHGGANHQVLAMQKELKENVADWSDEGQVADYLAKIVNKEAFDNTGLVYGMGHAVYTKSDPRAIICKQFAEKLAVGTEYEAEFRLLESIERLAPEVILREKGTNKDMCANIDMYSGFVYSMMGIPEDLFTPLFACARMSGWAAHRFEEIVSGKRIIRPAYKSIRSGKRDYVAMSER, encoded by the coding sequence ATGGCTAGTGAAAAGCAGATCGCTCTATACGAGAACTTCAAGGCGATCAACTCCATCGATCCCGCAAGCTACGAGCAGTTCGACGTGAAGCGCGGCCTGCGCAACGCCGACGGCACCGGCGTCATCGCGGGGCTCACGAACATCGCGAACGTCCACGGCTACGTGGTGTCCGACGGCGAGAAGGTGGCCGACGAGGGCATGCTGCGCTATCGCGGCTACGACGTGTACGATCTGCTGGGCGCCGATGCCGCCGATCGTCGCTTCAACTTCGAAGAGGTTGCGTACCTCCTGCTCATGGGCGAGCTGCCCACGCAGGAACAGCTCGATCGCTTCATCGCCGCCCTCGACGCCGAGCGCGAGCTGCCCGACGGCTTCACCGCCTCCATGATCATGCGCGACACGCCGCCCGACATCATGAACATGCTGCAGCGCACCATCCTGCTGCTGTACGCCTACGATGACCAGGCCGAAGACCGCTCCGCGCAGCACGAGATCCATACCGCCATCTCGCTCATCTCGCGCCTTCCGCGCATCATGGTGCTGACCTACTACGCGAAGCAGGCGCGCTTCAACAACGGCTCCATGATCATGCACCGCTTCATCCCCGGCCAGTCCACGGCTGAGACGATCCTGTCCATGCTGCGCCCCGACCGCCAGTTCACCGCCGACGAGGCGCGCATGCTCGACATCATGCTGTGCCTGCATGCCGAGCACGGCGGCGGCAACAACTCCACGTTCACCACGCGCGTGCTGACCTCGTCCGACACCGATCCGTACTCCACGTACGCCGGCGCTATCGGCTCGCTCAAGGGCTGGAAGCACGGCGGCGCGAACCACCAGGTGCTTGCCATGCAGAAGGAGCTCAAGGAGAACGTGGCCGACTGGTCCGACGAGGGCCAGGTGGCCGACTACCTGGCGAAGATCGTCAACAAGGAGGCCTTCGACAACACGGGCCTCGTGTACGGCATGGGTCACGCGGTGTACACGAAGTCCGACCCGCGCGCCATCATCTGCAAGCAGTTCGCCGAGAAGCTGGCCGTGGGCACGGAGTACGAGGCGGAGTTCCGCCTGCTCGAGAGCATCGAACGCCTCGCTCCCGAGGTGATTCTGCGCGAGAAGGGCACGAACAAGGACATGTGCGCGAACATCGACATGTACTCCGGCTTCGTGTACTCGATGATGGGCATCCCCGAGGACCTGTTCACGCCGCTGTTCGCGTGCGCGCGCATGTCCGGTTGGGCCGCGCATCGCTTCGAGGAGATCGTCTCCGGCAAGCGCATCATCCGCCCCGCCTACAAGAGCATCCGCAGCGGCAAGCGCGACTACGTCGCCATGAGCGAGCGCTAG
- a CDS encoding type IV toxin-antitoxin system AbiEi family antitoxin codes for MKDTIDIIEEYVARALPHGKVTDILLEKPLQKARSFRIDAEGYVSFGRERGFPAYFEIKEHTPSLAALQGAIAYLQQVPLPEGDRHAMLLLAPYLSDNMQAMLREGSIGFIDGAGNAWIDTDTILIDRRGYRPDRSIGKKETQNVFADKATLVSRLLFPGEKRGVREISALLDEQGFSLTPGYVSKVVAALVQECYAKRDDQGVRLVDRALFLEEWVASYRRVHARAPKEGWYYPAADMADLAREMGPRLADRGVITGRAGAYLVDPYALFDSIDVLANDRQAVADAFERMGAKPVERGANINLIQPPYSISSFYGSRCVDDVPVASDIQLYLDVRCEKKRGLEAAEHLFERKILPIVEGDSA; via the coding sequence ATGAAAGATACTATCGACATCATAGAAGAGTACGTTGCCCGCGCTCTGCCTCATGGTAAAGTGACGGACATTCTCCTGGAAAAGCCTCTTCAAAAGGCAAGATCGTTCAGAATCGATGCTGAAGGATACGTGTCTTTCGGACGGGAGAGGGGTTTCCCCGCTTATTTCGAGATCAAAGAGCATACGCCTAGTCTCGCCGCTTTGCAGGGTGCGATCGCTTATCTTCAACAGGTGCCGCTTCCTGAAGGCGACCGCCATGCGATGCTGCTTCTGGCACCGTATTTGTCCGACAATATGCAAGCCATGCTGCGAGAGGGCTCCATCGGATTCATCGATGGTGCGGGCAATGCGTGGATCGACACCGATACGATCCTTATCGACAGGAGAGGCTATCGGCCCGATCGCTCGATCGGCAAAAAGGAAACGCAAAATGTATTCGCAGATAAAGCCACGTTGGTTTCCCGGTTGCTTTTTCCGGGGGAGAAGCGGGGCGTTCGCGAGATAAGCGCATTATTGGACGAGCAAGGGTTCAGCCTTACGCCCGGATACGTATCGAAGGTGGTCGCCGCCCTTGTTCAAGAGTGCTATGCAAAGCGGGATGATCAGGGTGTGAGGCTGGTTGACAGGGCATTGTTCCTTGAGGAGTGGGTCGCTTCGTATCGACGCGTACATGCGAGAGCACCCAAGGAGGGGTGGTACTATCCCGCAGCCGACATGGCGGATCTTGCGCGGGAAATGGGGCCAAGGCTGGCTGATCGAGGAGTGATCACGGGCCGGGCCGGAGCCTATCTCGTCGATCCCTACGCTTTGTTCGATTCGATCGATGTACTTGCTAATGACCGGCAAGCGGTTGCGGATGCATTTGAGCGTATGGGCGCCAAACCGGTCGAGCGAGGCGCGAACATCAATCTCATTCAGCCCCCTTATTCGATCTCCTCTTTCTACGGAAGCCGTTGCGTAGACGACGTCCCCGTTGCTTCGGACATACAGCTTTATCTCGATGTGCGCTGCGAGAAGAAAAGAGGGCTCGAAGCCGCCGAGCATCTGTTCGAACGGAAGATCCTTCCTATCGTCGAAGGAGATTCAGCATGA